The genomic DNA TTCTGCGTGAGCTCGCTGATCTCGGTCACGAAGCGGTGCGCGTCGGCGATGCGGGTCCCCGTGGCGTGGGCACCGCTCTGACACTGCTTGAGGAGGTCCACCGCACGCGGGCCGCAACGGGTGCGGAGCTCCCGGTAGACATCGCCGGTGCGCCCGATATCGCCGAAGAAGGCCAGCGCGGCCATCTTCATGAGCTTGTCCGCGTCGGCCACGGCGGACTGCAGATCGTGCTCAGAGCCCCCGGAGCGGAGGTGCTGGACCCAGGCCGCCTCGACGAAGGCGTTCTCCAGCGCGATCCGGCACAGTGCGGGAAGCACGTGGGTGCGGGCCGCATCCGGAAGACGCTCGGTACTGGCGAGAGCCCTGGCATCCGCGATCGCCTGGCGGACCGGATCGGTCACCGCTTTGACGTTCACCTTGGACGCCTTGCCCCGCTCGATCTCGAACACCGTGACCGGCAACTCCTGGGTCGTGAAAGCGCGCTGAAGCCGGGTGTCGTGGGTGAACACGACCACCTGCCGGTGCTCGCCGAGCTTGTGTAGGACCTGGGCGAGCCCGTTGACCTTGGCCGGGTCCATGGACTGCACGGGGTCATCGATGACAATGAAGCCGAACGGGCTGTCGGCGGTGGCCGCACGGGGCAGGAACAAGGACAGCGCGAGAGAGTGCTGCTCTCCCTGGCTCATGACGCTCAGCGCCGAAGCCTCCTCCCTGTCGACGGTGACGTCCATGACGAGCTTGCGGACGTTGGCCCTCTCGCTGCCCTGGAGGCTCACCCGCTTGAGGTCGATGTCGCTCTCCTGGCGAAGCTTCTCCCAGATCCGCTGGGAGTGACCGGTGAAGCCCTCCATTCGCCTCTCTCGCAGCTCGGCGGTGAGATCCTTGACCCAGGTGCGGGCCTTCCTGACAGGGCCGAGCCGGGGCTCGGCGTCCACCGCGGTGCGGGCCTTCTCCATCCAGCTCGCCAGGCGCGTGACGAGCTGACGCCACCGTTCGTCCCGCTTCTCCAACTCCCGGACGGCGTTGTCCTTCACAGCGGCGCAGGCGTCGGCCAGGGTCAAGGCGGTGTCGTGGAAGCGCTGCACGAGCTGAGCCGGATCGCTGATCGCACGGCAGTCAAGCCATTCGTTCCAGGGATCGGTCAGGGCGACCGGGATCCGCTGAGGTGTCTCGATGAGGTTCTGAGCCGCCCGTGCTGCCGACCGCAGTTCGCTACGCGCGTCCTCGGCGGTCTTCGCCTCCTGCCGGAGCAGGGTGATCTGGGCATCGGCGTCGGCGGCCCACGCGGCGTCGAGGACCCGTTCGGTGCCGCAGACCGGGCAGGACCCTTCGTCGGGATGACGGTCGCTGTGGGCCAGGGCCTTCTCCAGCAGGCCGACGCGCTGCAACGCGTCCTCGGCACCGGTCAGGCGCACATCCTCGACTCCGGCGAGCGCCTCGCGCAGCCGGTCCACCGCTGCTCCGACCTGCTCCAGGTCAGGTCCCCGCATGTCGACCGCGGCACGCAGTTCGGCGAGGAGACCGTCATCGTCGAAGGGCAGGCCCGCCACGAGTCCGTCCAGCGCCTCGAAGTCAGGCCGGCCCTTCGTCT from Streptomyces sp. CMB-StM0423 includes the following:
- a CDS encoding AAA family ATPase, with the translated sequence MADNAPMTSSEQDQPAASPSTTPASQAPAPESGPLAELVEARLAAAPLGEPVKALVTEALGSAQTPGNSPVGRIFLDSVSVEGFRGIGPRAWLNLSPRPGVTLVVGRNGSGKSSIAEAVETAFTGTNMRWLGQDATRTSNWRNLHGGAKTEIEVKLAVEGDTGRSTLTRAWTGHNITDCVGTFRRPGHGAVSLDQAAWKQALTDYRPFLSYVDLGRMISGKPSQMYDSIATILGLGQLSAAYNHLGLQEKALGDTIKAAKHELPEITSALYALEDDERAVQALIAIETKGRPDFEALDGLVAGLPFDDDGLLAELRAAVDMRGPDLEQVGAAVDRLREALAGVEDVRLTGAEDALQRVGLLEKALAHSDRHPDEGSCPVCGTERVLDAAWAADADAQITLLRQEAKTAEDARSELRSAARAAQNLIETPQRIPVALTDPWNEWLDCRAISDPAQLVQRFHDTALTLADACAAVKDNAVRELEKRDERWRQLVTRLASWMEKARTAVDAEPRLGPVRKARTWVKDLTAELRERRMEGFTGHSQRIWEKLRQESDIDLKRVSLQGSERANVRKLVMDVTVDREEASALSVMSQGEQHSLALSLFLPRAATADSPFGFIVIDDPVQSMDPAKVNGLAQVLHKLGEHRQVVVFTHDTRLQRAFTTQELPVTVFEIERGKASKVNVKAVTDPVRQAIADARALASTERLPDAARTHVLPALCRIALENAFVEAAWVQHLRSGGSEHDLQSAVADADKLMKMAALAFFGDIGRTGDVYRELRTRCGPRAVDLLKQCQSGAHATGTRIADAHRFVTEISELTQKVRKTEVAK